Proteins from one Periplaneta americana isolate PAMFEO1 chromosome 6, P.americana_PAMFEO1_priV1, whole genome shotgun sequence genomic window:
- the LOC138702313 gene encoding cuticle protein 19-like — protein sequence MLICVTAFPGHLEDYHHEHPQYKFDYAVHDPHTGDVKEQWESRDGDAVKGSYSLKEADGGTRTVEYHADKHNGFIAVVKKAGGHSKPEITYHGAKPHY from the exons ATGCTTATCTGTGTAACGGCATTTCCTGGACACCTAGAAGATTATCACCAT GAACATCCCCAGTACAAGTTCGATTACGCAGTTCATGACCCACATACCGGTGACGTCAAGGAACAGTGGGAGTCCAGGGATGGAGACGCAGTGAAGGGATCTTACAGTCTGAAGGAAGCTGATGGAGGAACCCGCACCGTGGAGTACCACGCCGACAAACACAACGGTTTCATCGCCGTCGTCAAGAAAGCTGGAGGACACTCCAAACCTGAGATCACTTACCACGGAGCCAAACCTCATTACTGA